The genomic segment CTCGTACATCATCTACGTCACGTTCTTCGTGAAGGGCCTGATGGCCGAGGGTGGGTACACCCAGGTGGGAGCGGGGCGCCTGTTCATGGTCATGGGGTGGGCCAGCCTGCTGTGCGGGCTGATCTGGGGCTGGGTCTCCGATGCCATCGGGCGCAAGACCACCCTCGTCATCGTCTACCTCATCCAGACCGTCGCCTTCGGGCTGTACGCCCTCCATCCGCATCCGGCCGGCTTCACGGTCTCAGCCATCCTGTTTGGCCTGACCGCCTGGAGCATCCCCGGCATCATCGCCGCCGCCAGCGGCGACCTGTTCGGGCCACGCCTGGCCCCGGCCACGCTGGGCTTCGTGACCGTCTTCCTGGGCGTTGGCCAGGCCGCTGGCCCCACGGTCGCCGGGATGCTCGCCGATGCGCACGGCTCGCTGCTGCCGGCCATGCTGCTGGCCGCCGTCGTGGCACTGCTGGGCGCGGGGCTGTCAGCCACGCTACACCCCGTGCATGGCAAGCGCTCGCTATCCCCCGCGCGTGGAGGCGACCATGGATAACGAGCGACAGGTGATCCACCGCGAGCGGACCAGCCAGGGCGCCCAGTGGAGCACTGTGCACCACGGGTACTTTGGGAGCGAGGAGATCGCGCGTCCGCTCGTGGACGCGGTCCTGCAGACGGTGGACCAGTCGCCACCCGCGGTGCTGGCCGACCTCGGCGGCGGTACGGGGTTCCTCCTCGGGCAGATTCTCCAGCGCCGGCCGGAGCTGAGCGCACGTCTGGTGAATGTGGACCTGTCCGCCGACCAACTGGCCGCGTGTGAGGAGCCCCGCCTGGAGCGCCTGCAGGCCTCCGCCTCCGGGATCAAGCGCGAGGACCTGGCCGTGGGCGACGGGCGCCTGATGCTGATGATGCGCTCCGTGCTGCACTACTTCGGCTGCGAGGGCGCCCTGCGCGTGCTGCGGCACCCGCGATCCCAGACGCTCCCGGGTGAGGTCTTCGTGCACCAGACGGCCTGCTTCTGGCTGGGGCCGTACCGGCGCTGCATCAACCTGCTCTACCAGCGCATGGCGACCGGCAAGTGGTACCCCCTGGTGGGGGAGCTGGAGTTCCTGCTGGGCAAGGCCGGGTGGGAGGTGGTGGAGGTCGTGCCTGCGCCCCCGCTCCTGCTCGACTCACCCTCACTGGCGGTGCGGTATGACCTGGGCGAAGAGGCCGTGCAGGCCATTCGGGAGGAGTTGCTGGGGGACTTCGGGGTGCTGCGGCGGGTCTTTGAGCCCCAGGAGGCGGGCTTTGCGGCCTGGCTGCACTACCACATCTTTACCTGCCGGGCGGTGTAGGGCAGGGCGCAGCGGCCTCCGCGGCGAACAGCCCCCCATGCCTCGGCCGGTCCTGATTCCCGCTCTGCTTGCCCTGCTGTGGCCCTGCGCGTTCTGCTCGGGGGACGGGCTCGCCCAAGTCATCGGCTATGTCTCCTCCCTGGACCAGTCGGTGCAGCAGTATGGCGTCTACCTGCCCGCGGCCCCGGCGCCCTCCCCGGCGGGCTATCCGGCCATCCTGCACATGCACGGCTACGGCTGGTCGGTCAGCGCCGGGTTCTCGGACTTCCAGAAGCGCTGGGCCGAGGACCACGGCTGGATTCTCATCAATCTCAACGCCCGCGGGCCCCAGTTCTATGAGGGTGTCGGCGATGTCGAGACCCGCAACGTCGTGCGCGATGCCCACGAACGGTTCGGCCTGGACCTGGGGCGCCTGTTCCTGACCGGCGGTTCCATGGGCGGCACCGGCGCCTACCGCATGGGCATGCGCTATCCCGACCTCTTCACCGCTGCCGTGGGCGTGGATGGCTGGTCGGACTACCGCGAGTGGCACTACCACTGGTACGCCCGGACCGACCAGCACTCCGACATCGAGGAGTTCCGGCGGCCCCTGCTGGAAGCCATCTCGCCGCTGTACTGGGCCGGGCGGACCCGCTGGAACGCCATCCAGACCTCCGTCAGCGGCCGCGACAACGTGGTGCTGCCCGAGAACGGCCTGCTGCTGTCCAACGCCCTTGGTGTCCGGGCCCAGCAGACGCCCGGCGCCTACGCCAACCGCCTCTTCGTGGACTACGAGGCCGGTCACTGCGGCAGCACGCGCCTGGACCAGATCTACGAGTACTTCCTGCACCGCCAGACCCATCCCAATCCTCCCGGCTTCCTATGCGAGACGCCACTGCTGGCCCACGGGCAGATGTACTGGGGCAGCATGTTGCGGCTGAAGGTGCAGGGGGCGTCGGCGGCGTTGGAGGCGACCGTGGACCCGGGGACGCCGTTGGAGGGGCCGGCTGATAGCCGGCCCGCCGTGGCCGCCGCCGGTCATCAGCCATCCGGGGAGCTGGTCGCGTCCGCCACGAACGGCGGGCCGGCTGATAGCCGGCCCCTCCGAACGGCGACGGCTACTGTCCTCACCCGCAATCTGAGCCGAATCGCCGTGCATCTGCAGGCCTCGCCGGCCGCCGAAGCTCGCGATGTGGCCCTGTACGTCGATGGCTTCCTGGCCTACCAGGGACCGCCCCGAACGGTGACCCTCCAGGCGGACTTCTCGCCGAAGGGTGACCTGTGGGGGTGGGCGGAGACGGGGGCCGCGAGCGAGACCGGGACGGCGGGCCGGCTGGTAGCCGGCCCCTCCAACGGCCTGGCCAAGACGCCGGAGCTGGAGGGGCCCCTCGGCGAGGCCTTCAAGCGGCCGTTCCTGGTAGCCTACGGCACGGACGGCGCGCCCGAGCAGGTGCGCCGCAACCGCCGCGAGGCCGAGGACTTCGCGCGCGGCTGGAACGGCTTCATGGTCCATGCCGACGCCGTCGCCGCGGTGCCCGAAGAGCGCGTGCCGGCCGCCGACGTAGCGAGCAAGTCTCTCGTCATGTTCGGGACCGAACAGAGCAGCCGCCTGCTGCGCGAGGCCAATGCCCGGCGCGAGCTGCCCGTGCACATCACTGA from the bacterium genome contains:
- a CDS encoding YbfB/YjiJ family MFS transporter encodes the protein SYIIYVTFFVKGLMAEGGYTQVGAGRLFMVMGWASLLCGLIWGWVSDAIGRKTTLVIVYLIQTVAFGLYALHPHPAGFTVSAILFGLTAWSIPGIIAAASGDLFGPRLAPATLGFVTVFLGVGQAAGPTVAGMLADAHGSLLPAMLLAAVVALLGAGLSATLHPVHGKRSLSPARGGDHG
- a CDS encoding prolyl oligopeptidase family serine peptidase gives rise to the protein MPRPVLIPALLALLWPCAFCSGDGLAQVIGYVSSLDQSVQQYGVYLPAAPAPSPAGYPAILHMHGYGWSVSAGFSDFQKRWAEDHGWILINLNARGPQFYEGVGDVETRNVVRDAHERFGLDLGRLFLTGGSMGGTGAYRMGMRYPDLFTAAVGVDGWSDYREWHYHWYARTDQHSDIEEFRRPLLEAISPLYWAGRTRWNAIQTSVSGRDNVVLPENGLLLSNALGVRAQQTPGAYANRLFVDYEAGHCGSTRLDQIYEYFLHRQTHPNPPGFLCETPLLAHGQMYWGSMLRLKVQGASAALEATVDPGTPLEGPADSRPAVAAAGHQPSGELVASATNGGPADSRPLRTATATVLTRNLSRIAVHLQASPAAEARDVALYVDGFLAYQGPPRTVTLQADFSPKGDLWGWAETGAASETGTAGRLVAGPSNGLAKTPELEGPLGEAFKRPFLVAYGTDGAPEQVRRNRREAEDFARGWNGFMVHADAVAAVPEERVPAADVASKSLVMFGTEQSSRLLREANARRELPVHITDDAITVADPQWGDRAYRGSQYGAFLCFPNPLCDFRQYLVVCRGQWATKPNGSARQGLEYDLEKLPWAYSDYVVFDTDQRELPHVLNVNNKPPVTCYEAGYFVEAGYFDQDWQPYRAATLDRVRAQGLPTRLVHVEQLRPSAAGLQVLIADASGALVPQARVTVSGFGSPPVTSSAVTDGAGLATFPVLAAGTPASVVNVMATGAEYDWQADRVSATGQGGIGLAARAAAPDENGRARVTLDLNSDHPERVSARLLVPVGEVDQPVREVALAEGQGSSVALEWRLPGVPAGTYRALAEVTSSRRPVRFSRPVFVTVGLWADSPLRVTELVPTDIGLGAAWQVAVRVTNFGTTPETVTVRLALPTDRCYPEPQSVTLEPGKETTVTFKQAPGTPPLEQGLHPVRAYVQGHRGAVAYAEFTVK